Proteins found in one Hirundo rustica isolate bHirRus1 chromosome Z, bHirRus1.pri.v3, whole genome shotgun sequence genomic segment:
- the LOC120765752 gene encoding interferon alpha-2-like: MNAFGLIQICLILSSSTIISSLQCNHLPLQQSKVIENSLRLLDKMGKKFPQQCLKEKMSFRFPTQVLQLRQKETVGVAIEEIFQHIFYIFSQNLTLAAWDGKALDQFQNGLYLQIEQLEACVIKKYTQHLWSKEVRRLKLKKYFQKIDCFLKDKQHDLCSWEISRAEMRRCLQLIDKMTRKLKN, from the coding sequence ATGAATGCTTTTGGCTTGATACAAATTTGCCTCATACTGTCAAGCTCCACCATCATCTCCAGTCTTCAGTGCAACCACCTCCCTTTGCAGCAAAGCAAAGTGATCGAGAACAGCTTGCGACTCTTggataaaatgggaaaaaagtttCCTCAGCAATgtctaaaagagaaaatgtcctTCAGGTTTCCTACACAGGTTCTGCAGCTCAGGCAGAAAGAGACTGTTGGAGTTGCCATTGAAGAGATCTTCCAACATATCTTCTATATCTTTAGCCAAAATCTGACTCTAGCTGCTTGGGATGGAAAAGCTTTGGATCAGTTCCAAAATGGACTTTATCTGCAAATTGAGCAATTGGAGGCATGTGTAATCAAAAAGTACACCCAACACCTCTGGAGTAAAGAAGTCAGAAGGCTGAAATTGAAAAAGTACTTCCAAAAAATAGATTGCTTTCTTAAGGACAAACAACATGACCTGTGCTCTTGGGAGATCAGCCGTGCAGAAATGAGGAGATGTCTCCAATTAATTGATAAGATGACAAGGAAGCTTAAAAACTAA